In a single window of the Candidatus Palauibacter australiensis genome:
- a CDS encoding NYN domain-containing protein, translated as MRARDPGFNSDWSRLGPVLSRAAAEVVDAASRDEYQGLNFYGSYNKTTDRKLHRWATEVVNTFPGVSVSMVPRQKKRSPPQCPACHEAIGRCPACGADMRGTEEKGLDVRIATDMISLAWVDNYDIAVLVSSDRDFVPVAEFLETRGIKVIHGAFPPQGSELTGSCWGGINVPRLRDEFRR; from the coding sequence ATGAGGGCTCGCGACCCAGGGTTTAACTCGGATTGGTCGAGACTGGGGCCGGTTCTGTCGCGTGCTGCCGCCGAGGTGGTCGACGCAGCCTCCAGGGACGAGTACCAGGGGCTGAACTTCTACGGCTCCTACAACAAAACCACGGACCGAAAGCTCCATCGCTGGGCAACGGAAGTCGTGAATACGTTCCCGGGCGTGAGCGTATCGATGGTCCCGCGCCAGAAGAAGCGGTCGCCACCACAATGTCCGGCCTGCCACGAGGCGATAGGTCGATGCCCGGCCTGTGGCGCTGATATGCGGGGCACCGAAGAGAAGGGTCTCGACGTTCGCATAGCCACCGACATGATCAGTCTCGCATGGGTCGATAACTACGACATCGCGGTACTGGTCTCATCCGATCGAGACTTCGTACCCGTGGCGGAGTTCCTCGAGACGCGAGGAATCAAGGTGATCCACGGCGCATTCCCACCGCAGGGTTCGGAATTAACCGGCAGCTGCTGGGGCGGCATCAACGTGCCAAGGCTGCGGGACGAGTTCAGGCGTTGA